aatttgTTGGTCTTGGTTTCGGTCTCATTACTATTTGTCAGCAGTAGTATTGGAATGACAAATCGTGCCTCatgatcaattaaaatGGTTTTATTAACTAAACAATCAGCACAAAATATCAATCCACAAAATCGACAATGATGTCTTCTAGGTCCATCACAAATCATAGAAACAATAGGATTATGAAATGGCTTAACACACCACATGCAATTACTAGTTAATCCATTATCTTTCCAATGATCATGAACCGGTTCATTAGTACAATTGGGTAGACCTCCCCCGCCATTACTATGGAAATAATCTGAATTGGGTATTATAATGGTATATGATgatgttggtggtggtatgATTGTTGGAGGAGATAAATTCTCATGATCATTAGTATAAGCTGGTCGTAATACTGCTGGAGTTAAAAGtggttttttcaattgatataatggtttcaaatgtttattataattagtttcttttgatttggaACAATTAGTGggatttttcaatctcaATTGTcgtggttgtggtggttgtggtggtggtgactCGATATTTGATTCCGAATCCGGTTCTGATTCTGTACTTGTACCTGATATTGATACTGAGGCAGATACTGATTCAGGTTGTGAGTTCATCAGTCGTTCgtaaattttattattttcgGCAAATTTATGTAACAATTGTTCCTCGGGAGATTCTTTTAATTGTAATGGTACCGAATATCTTCTTAATGGttgattcaaatcaaaGTTTGCCGGTATATAATCATGTTCATGTTGTTCATCACCTTCTTCACCTTGATctgtttgattttgattttgttgttccTTTGTAATatgtttgaaaattgattcaCTACTGGGATGTGATTTGGTGCTTagtttatcatcattagaACTAAAAGAAGTCTTTTTGGTGTTATAAGTGTAATAAGTGTTGACTCGAGGAAATCTAATTTGTTCATCATAATCAAAATCCTTAAATGTTAAGTCATCGTCATTATTGTTTCTATTATTGtgattgatattgttgtggttgcTATTGGTGGTGCTGGTACTATTCCGACAACTTGATTTACCACTACGACAAATACTGGAAGTGATGTTTGAATGTAAATCAGATACTACCGAATTAACTTTGACAATGTCTTTTTTTGTGAAAGAAAACGATCCAAGTTCTTCCGAttggtggtgttgttgctgttgttgatttttccCACGTTTGGGAGTATTGTTATTAGTTGAGATTGGAGTTGTTGATGCCGTGGAAACCATTTTTTGTTCGTTTGATGATTGtgtattattgttgtaatCTTGTAAGATTGCTGAAGGTGTTAATGGTTTTTTATCGTATCGAGGTTGCTTTTGCagattttttgaaaattgttgtGAATTTGGGGTTGACGTTGGACTttgtgttgttgatgttgatgaaaacTTTGATTgtacttgttgttgagatTCAGTCATCACCTCATCTTGTGAAGGTATTGCTGGTGAAAGAACTTTGGTGTCAGCCATGAATAGGTATGTTCTTTATAATTTATCTATGGTCTAATGGTGTTTCTACTAAACAGGAATCTAtggtttttctttaaaaaaagaataaagtattaaataatcaaataaagGGTAGAAATGAATGGAATCGAAAGTAAGATATATAGTAAACGaatttctaaaaaaaattcaagataagggaaattaataaatggTTATATATAAGAATGCAAATCTAATACTAAATCGTCGTCGTCTTTTTTCACCCCCTGTCTATTTTAgcaaaaatatgaaaatgCACAAATGTATGTGCCATCTtagtaataaaaataaagtaaaTGGTTAATATATCAAATAAGAAGATCAACAGGTGCAGTAAAACCTGAAAATAGATAAGGATAGAGAAGAGAAGAGAAGAGCAACAAAAATCGACAATCACTCAAGAAAAGCAAGAAGAAACGCAAGGGtaacaaagaaagaaaaaaactgaataataataataataatagaaagaggtcaagaaaaattaacaCCAAATACATTTTTAAACAATacataataattgattaattaatattaaatggaataaatgaataaaaaatcaCCTGAATTTCAGttttaaaataatataatattgtAGAAATCAATAGTTTAGTTGATTAAACGAATGGTGCTGTTGgcaattataataataatacatttTCATTACAAAATACCCtttgaaaataaactaATTGGATTTGATGATGTTAGTCCAACAAGTGATCAAAAGtaagaacaacaacaacaacaacaacaacagttgAAACTTATATTGTGCAAGGAAGAAAAAGGGTTGAAGTTGTTATAGTAATAGTACAGAAACCAAGTTTTTGATTCGTACAAGAAcaattatcttttttttgtgttaAATTATCACCACTACATAATTCCAATTGTCATTCTATGTTGGGGTTATAGATAAAGACAATATCCACAACGATAAAATCTTATTCAcacattatttttatcacTACTTGTTTTCATTATGTAAATGCACAAGTGAATGATACTcatatcaataatttcatttgctTTAAACTTCAGTActttgatttatcaaattagaCACACCCCTCCCTTCCTTTCTTCCACCCCCTCCTTCCtcttcatttattttatctatttttgtcttttgtttttttgaaaatacgTAAACTTAAACATGAATAGATAATATATTGCTTAGATATCACCgttagaaagaaaattacTAAAACTTAATTTCAGTTCATCTGATTCTCCTTGGTaagttattattgttgataatagtTTTTGAGACTGCTCCCccaatttgtttatatgCAAAATCTGTACAGTTTTTATCAGCAGCTAAAATGGTGAAATATCATTGGTTgatatttgttgtttatgCATATATACACACTGTTGCagctcttttttttttgttttcctGCAACATTACTTattgaagttgttgttgttgttgattaacATTCTTGCGATATAGATATGAAGTAATCTTAACCgataataagaataataacATCAGAAGACTCTTAGTATATGTTTTCTTTAGTTTGGTAGTTCCAGCTTTTTCCGTTCTAGATgcaaaaattaataataataataataatatctcAGTTTCTTGGTGTTTAGAAATTGTCGGAACTTTCCAATTATTAAGATTTGGTAGTTTTAAGAGAGTTGTAATTCATGTGCTTTGTATAAACTTGACCTACTCTTTCCTCTCAATCACGAGAAAACTCGATAAGCTTCAATTTTTAGactctttttcttatctCTTGGTCAACAATTCTCTCTTTTGGACAGTATTCGACGCAAATTGTGACAGGCACAAAACTACCAAAAGTGAACTTAGCAATATTACCATGTTAAGGTTTTCGGTGACGGAATTAAGAGATTCGAAGAGTTTTCCAATAAATCTTGTTCACAGGTTTGAAACCGCCCGAGGCACGTGATAGACATAGTAAATAGGGACAGATACGAAGTAAAAAGATACCTGACAAactttatatatatatataaggAATTAACTACAAGTCCGTAATAATGAAGTTGAATTAAACttttattatctttttaTACTAGTAACAAAAAACTAACAAAATGTTTTAACAATTGGTAGAATggataataaattcatgtatagatatatattccaattgataaatacaaaaaaataaaataacaAACAACGAAAcgattaataaattaacgTGTTTTAagggaaaaaaatacaaaaaagaataattataataatatggTTTAATGACTAACATGTTTTGgataaattttgaaaactctGCAAAATAGGGGGGAAGACAGTGGTAGTAATGGAAAAATGTAAAAGAAAGTTGGAaggcaaaaaaaacacactGGGAACTAGTCACAACTCTTTGGAgtaatcaattcatcaagCAGTAAATCTCTGGTGTTTGTTTAATCTTTCAAAACAACGTATAAGGCATGTAAGATAGCAGGGAACCAAATAAAGATACATAATACCAAGTTAATCCATAATGGGGTAGTGGCACCACATTTCATAAACACAGCTACTGGTGGTAAGAAAATAGCAATGATAACTTCAATAATCTTTTCAGAATTCATAATTAATGGTGTATGTGGGATTGAATTGTAAAAACTTCTTGGTATTGATGTTTAAACAAATTAGTAGTTgggaatttgaaaaaaaaaggaaaacaaaggaaagaaaatggaagttgtatttataatttaacGAAAGGACTGTTcggaattttttttgcctgACAAgcagagaaaaaaaaataagaaaagtGATGATGGTTGATATCTCGGGGACGAAAGTagaacaaagaagaagaaacaaaatcTAAACAATCACTTTTCGTGTTTTCGAATATgcattattcttttttttcttgaaagaaaaggaaaactTAGtcctattattattattctgtTTTAGTTACTTCTTTCTTCCTAATAAAGTGTTACCTTTCTAGTTTGACCTTATACATGTATCTCCATTGATGATGGGTGATTGATGGAAAGGAACAAATTCAGATATCGTGCCGTACCGTGAGTCTCATAACTGAGTTCTTCTCCCTCCCCCCCTCTTCTCCTATTTTGGGAACTTTATTTGAACCAGCATTACCAATGATTAGTTCAACTAATGGTTAGTATGGTTTGAACTATATTAGTAATTTGTTTTAGTAATCTTATTCTCAATTATGGGTTGCTACCTTTTTTTACTTTACAAATAATGCTGGTCTTCATCTCCCTCGTAGTTTAAATTCATCTCAagacaaacaaaaacaatttccaAAGAAATCTCAAATCATTTAGTCATGAGTTCGTAATTCTATTCCAcccacaaaaaaaaaaacacattAGACATTTACAAATACAATTCCAACGttacaaacaaaaagaCAATAGGACTTTACCACGCATCTTTGTAAAAGCCTCTTGCAATCTGATACCTTTGTAAACATAGTATATAAGTTGGacgcaaaaaaaattctccCGGGAGTGAGTCGAACACCCGATCCTTAGATCGCAATTAAGGAACTGTTCTTTGGAACAGCGGTATTAATCAGTTACAGTCTAATGCTTTACCAACTAAGCTACCGAGAGCAATTGCTGACGTTGAAAATTTTCCGGATTTTCACATTTTCAAGATCAAGGTCATTTTCCCTACTAAACATAAATTTAATACCTTAATAAAATGTTCAAACTTCTCTAAATCACCAAAAGACTTTTAATTACTAGAGTAAACTGCTTGTAATATGAGTCCAGGGAGCTTTAAAGGAAATTATTCTGTGTACATTTTTTGTCTAATTTCAGTTAAAAATGtgattgaaatatttcaagatttgattcatcaatCTGGGAATACTTATCAACACCTAAAACCGAGAACAGGAATAATTTAAGAAGAACCTTTATTTTATAACTCCAAGATTAGGAAGGGACTTCACCCTACAGAATGCAGCAAAAACACACCAAGAATTACAAATAACCCAGGAATAGCAAAAACCAAGCCCTTTCCCCAGAAAAAATtcataataaaattttctttaCAAACGAACCTCGgataccaaaaaaaaaatttcttccTTTCATATTTTGCAGCTAAACTCCATCCACTACAACCAAGTTCAAATAACCGTTTTAATTCCAACACAACATCAGCTCATGATATCACAAAGAATTCAATCTTCTCTACCTTTCTATCTGGTTGTTGACTTACTTGTAGGGGGAAAACTCACCAATGGTTTATTCTTGCTTGTGATATTGCAGGAAATAATGACAATGTATGTAGTTCAACTTGTTACTCCATCCGACAAATACATAGTGCCCTGATTAAcgattcaaaaaaaaatcatccgattttattttattacaATCAACCCTCATAACAATTTGATGTAGCTTAAACAAAAGAGATAG
The sequence above is a segment of the Candida albicans SC5314 chromosome 3, complete sequence genome. Coding sequences within it:
- a CDS encoding uncharacterized protein (Protein with a predicted FYVE/PHD zinc finger domain; Hap43-repressed; Spider biofilm induced) — protein: MADTKVLSPAIPSQDEVMTESQQQVQSKFSSTSTTQSPTSTPNSQQFSKNSQKQPRYDKKPLTPSAILQDYNNNTQSSNEQKMVSTASTTPISTNNNTPKRGKNQQQQQHHQSEELGSFSFTKKDIVKVNSVVSDLHSNITSSICRSGKSSCRNSTSTTNSNHNNINHNNRNNNDDDLTFKDFDYDEQIRFPRVNTYYTYNTKKTSFSSNDDKLSTKSHPSSESIFKHITKEQQNQNQTDQGEEGDEQHEHDYIPANFDLNQPLRRYSVPLQLKESPEEQLLHKFAENNKIYERSMNSQPESVSASVSISGTSTESEPDSESNIESPPPQPPQPRQLRLKNPTNCSKSKETNYNKHLKPLYQLKKPLLTPAVLRPAYTNDHENLSPPTIIPPPTSSYTIIIPNSDYFHSNGGGGLPNCTNEPVHDHWKDNGLTSNCMWCVKPFHNPIVSMICDGPRRHHCRFCGLIFCADCLVNKTILIDHEARFVIPILSSTNSNETETKTNKLQQFFSNSKVCKKCGMIYDNLIEELNKSENNYTTSFVLVDNPFRKNYSKSNDYSFAQQQHQQQQQQQQLQQQSSRPEKRLSVADVPNDWVWSSF
- a CDS encoding uncharacterized protein (Ortholog(s) have phosphatidic acid binding, phosphatidylinositol-3,5-bisphosphate binding, phosphatidylinositol-3-phosphate binding, sphingolipid binding activity) encodes the protein MNSEKIIEVIIAIFLPPVAVFMKCGATTPLWINLVLCIFIWFPAILHALYVVLKD